The genomic segment ATAGGTTTTTTCGATCTCGTAGGCCGGCGGTTGGTAATCTTTTAAATACACCGTACCGGGTTGCTGCAAAGATTCAGACATATTCATTGCGGTTACCTCACTGCCACTTCAGTGGCGTTTCAATATCTGAGTCATCGTCGGAGCTGCCACAATGACTGTGGGGCTGGGGTGGGATATAACCCGTGTGCTGCTCGGCCGGCAGGTGCTGATGCTCGTAGGCAATTACCGCCTGCATGCAAAGCTCTCGCTGCTCGCTCGTCAGTACGCGGCCGTCGGGCCATTTACCCAGCTCTACCGCTCGCTTCATGTTGGCGTATATTTCCGGCGTCAGACTCGCCAACAGTTGATTAAAATCACTCATAATACATTCTCAGTTTTACCGGCAAGCCCAAGTTTGCCCAACGCAAATACAGCGCCGCTGATCAAACCACCGAGGTGAGCACCATTGGCCACCCCGCCGGCCATAAAAAAATCCACCACGCCGAGCATACAAATACCCAGCCAGGCGAGCATAAAAATCAGAATACCTTTGGGCACGGCCAGCAGGGGCTCGGGCTTCAACCATTGGCATATACCGATATAGCCGACCATGGCATAAATTACGCCCGACATACCACCAAAAAGGCTTTGCGGTCCGGGCCAGAAATACTGCGCAAGATTACTGGCAACACCGGTTATCACAAAAAATACAACATAGAGGCCAGGCCCCATGCTCCATTCCAGCCGGCGCCCCAGCTCCCAGGTCCACAGTGCATTGAATACAATGTGAAATATTGAAAAATGCAGCAATGCCGGACTCAACAGGCGCCAGAACTGCTGGCTTTGGATTGTATCCTGCAGAGAACCCAGTATTAGCCCCTGCTGGGTCGGAATCACCGGTACAAAGGTGAGTTGCGCGACAAAGGCGCGCAGTGGCGCGAATTCAACACAGGCAAAGCCAAAGATACTGGCGAGAATCAATGCCACCGTAACGGGAGCGCGCACTAGGCTTTGCCAAAACTCCTGCCGCTCGGGGGGCGTCTGTGCCACCGATGCTGAGTCAGAACTTGGTTTGGACGGAACCCGCCCCTCCTCCCAGGCCTGGATAAATTCACTCACAGGCTCCACCAGCTCTGCTTGCGGTACTTGCAAAACTTGCGCGCCAGACAATTCGACAATTCGGTGAGGAATTCCCCGCTCGGCCAAAGCCGCATTCAGGGGGGCTAAATCATGCTGCAGGGAAAACTGCTTGACGTTACTCCAGGACACTCAGGCTCCAGCATCAATAATCTATACATCCAGGGCTTGGCGCCCTAGGGATCGACATACACCCAGACAAAGTTATCTGGACTAAGGCGTGGCTTGCCGTCGTGACGGTAGGCGACCAACCGGCCAAACCTCACGGCGCCGTAATCCAGACAAGCGATATTGGGGGCGACTGGAGAGGGCTTGCCACTCAGCCAATAGTGCCCCAAAAACAGCGGCGGCTGGCGGCTATCATACACCACCAATCGCGGGTTTAGGGCCGGATCGAGCGGCAAGCTGCCAAGATCGGGGGGAAGCGGATCGGGCTGAAACGCCAAGTCGGCATAAGACTCAGGCACAGGAGGCCAGAATCGTGCACGAAAACTGGTCCGCTGACAGCCATCGGCTGACAGCATGCTCGCTTGATTAGGCAGCGGCAGATCGATTCCGGAGGTGAGGCGCTTGATAGCCCGCGCCTCATCACTGCCGGGATCAGCCAGGGCCCGCCACTGATCGGTGGAAATCCAATCGCTATCACGCTTCTCAATAATCTGTGCATCCCAGCAGGCGTGTACCACCCGCATATGCTCATTCGCCAAATATAGCGGTAGCCGCGATATCCATTGCAAATGATCGCGCCAGTCGTCGCTGTGGTTGGCAAACTGCTCCAGGGTTTCAGCCACAATGGCGGTGTTGCGAGGCGTGTGGGGCCGCAGATAATTGCCGGGGGCCGTCGGATGCGCAGTGCAATAACAGTAGGCATGCACCTCGTGATTGCCCAGGATCAGGTAGGCAGCCCCCGCTTCTACCATGTCCCGCACCAGCGCCAGGGCTTCGCGGATACGAGGGCCGCGATCGACGATATCGCCGACGAAAACGACTTTGCGGCTTCGGTGGCGGTAGACACCCTGCTGCTTGCTGTAGCCCAACTTTATTAACAAGCGCTCGAGCGTTAGCGCACAGCCGTGAATATCGCCAATGATATCAACCCTGGCGGCATCATGATCGAGGTTGTACAACACCTGTTGAGTCATGACTTATCCAGCAGGTGTCCTCCCCAACCGAGCTTAGAGCGGCAGCGCTCGTAAAAATTATGGTTCAAAGGGTGGATCAATTGCAGACGCTGGGGTTTCTTACGGATGATAATCTGGTCGCCGCCGCACACCGAATCGTGAGTCTGACCATCACAGGTAACCTGGGGCACGGCGTTATTGCCCTCACCCACAAATATGCGAACCACGCTGTCACCGGCTACCACCATCGGACGACTGCTGAGGGTATGCGGATTCATAGGGACCAGCACCAGGGCATCGAGCTTGGGGTGCATAATCGGGCCGCCGCCACTCAGCGCGTAGGCCGTCGAGCCCGTGGGGGTGGAGACGATCATGCCGTCAGAGCGCTGTGAGGTTACAAAATGATCGTCCACATAGAGCTCAAACTCCAACATGCGGATAAACTCACCTGGATGCAGCACAACATCATTCAGGGCGTCACCGGTGCAGACGATCTCACCGTCTCGCTCTACACTCATATCCAGCAAAAAACGGCTCTCGCTGGTGAACTCGCCCGCCAGTACTTCAGCGACCTTTTGCTCGATGTCCTCTGGCACAATGTCGGTGAGAAACCCGAGCCTGCCGCGATTGATACCGAGCAGCGGCACATTGTAGTGCACCAGGTCACGAGCGCCGCTAAGCAAGCTACCGTCGCCGCCAATCACAATAGCCAGGTCACACCCGGTGCCCAGCTTATCCATGGTCGCGATAACGGCCTGCGGATAGCGCCGCGCAGCGTCGATGATCTCGGCGGTGCGCGCCTCAATTACAATTTGAAGCTGGCGCGAGCTGAGAAAACCAATCAACCGGTCGACACTGTACTTGGCCCGCTCGTTGTCCAGCCGGCCGATCAGGCCGATGGTGGCAAACTGTGTCATGATGGTCCTTTCGCAATGCAACAGGCCGCCATTATGCCTAACAGCCAGGCAAACGCCAATGACACCCGCTAACAATTGCGCACTGCAGTCGCTGCTGCCTCAACTGCGCTGTCGCCAGGTGCGCGAGCTGGCCTACGCCTGCTTTGGGCCGTCCCTTATGAGCTCACTAGGCGATGCTTCGGGCTGCTACGAGGCGGTGCTTGATAAATGTGCTGTCGAGAAGCTACTGGCGCTCGATCGCGACCCAAAGCCACTGCTGCACTTTATTGCCCAGGTGAGCAGCACCCGCCTCGGTGTATATTTTGAAACCCTGTGGCGTTTTTACTGGCTCACGTTTAGCGATGAACGGCTACTCGGTCACAATATTCAAGTAACTCGCACTGGCAAAACCCTGGGGGCGTTTGATTTTATTGTGCGCGCGAATCAGCAGCTGTCGCATATTGAAGCAGCGCTTAAGTTCTATCTTGGGTTCGGCTCAGATTTAACTCTGGCAGAGCAATGGCTGGGGCCGAACGCCAGCGATAACCTGGGCAAAAAGCTTCATCACATGCGCACCCACCAACTGCGCCTGGGCGAGAGCAACGAGGGGAAAGCATCCGTACAACTGCTGGCAAATTCGAGTATCAGCAGAACGCAATTTTTGCTAAAGGGATATTTATTTGCCCCCGCCCATGGCGCACCAGAGCTACCCCCGGGGGTCAGCTCTGAAGCGGTCCAGGGCCGCTGGTATTATTTAGATCAGTTGACTTACCACGTCACCCCAACGTTACCAACCGCTTACACAATTGTGCCTCGCAATCACTGGGTGGCACCTGTAATTCACCACAGGGCCCTGCAGCCTTTGAACAATCTTCAACTGTTGCGGGCGCTTAAAAGCCAGCTCACGCGCTTAGGCAAACCAAAAATGGTGGCCAAACTTGTTCAAATGGAAAATGGGGTATGGTACGAGTGGGAAAGATTTTTTGTAGTACCCGATCAATGGCCAGGCACCGCAAGTCCATCCCTTAACACATAGTTCTTATCCGTTTCCAAATAGCGATCGAAATCGGCGCGGTTAAAAAGCTCACTGCCATCGGCGAGCACTTTCACGTTAAAACCCTGTTCTCGCAGTAAGTGAGTGGCGGCGGTACTGCGCCGCCCGGTATCGCAATAACATATATAATCGACCCCCAAACGCAGCAGGCGCGATTTAATACCCAACAAGTGCAAGGGAATGTTAACCGCACCGGGTAAATGCCCCAGGGCATATTCTTCATCGGAGCGTACATCGACAATACTGGAGCTGGTCAAATCTCTTTGCTGTAGATGACTCAAGGTCGTAGACGGCACCTGCGCGCTGCGCAGCAAGCGAAAAAATCCCTGCTTGGGTAAACTCATTAAAACGCCATCGGTGAGCATACTGACCGTGGCGTTGCGTGGTGCATCGTTAACGAGCGCATCTTCGCCAAAGCACCGACCCGCCTCTATGAGCGCCACCTGCTCAATACCGGTTGCCCCTTGGCGGGTTACCTCGGCGCGTCCCTCTTTAATAAAAAAACACTTATCGCCTATTTCACCCTGGCGAATAATCACCTCACCAGCATCGACAACCTGAGCTGTCATTTCAGAGAAAATTTCCTCCACATTGAGCGGTGGCACTTTGTAAAACAAATTCGAATGCAATACCTGCATCATCCACTGCACGTCCTCATCCATATCGCGGTCGCGGGCAATAACACTGTGCAGATAATCTGCCACTTGACTCCAGGTAAGCAGCTTGTCCAGCTCTTCGCTGCGCAGCCGTAAAATGGCGCAATCGGTTGCCGCTGTGGCTTGAAAGCGCCGCGGCTTGTGATGCTTAAGCGGCATTATTTCGGATCGCCCTTTGAGCAGGGTTTCTCTGCCCTCGGCGTCCTCCAGTAATAAATCCCCGTAAAGTAGGTACAAGTGGCACTGATCGACCGAGCCACGATTAAACAGTACCTGCCCAGGGTATAGATACTCAGCCTTTGCCGATTGCAACAGGACATCCAGATGCTCTGGACTCATATCTTTGAGAGGCACCAACGATTTGGCTTGTTGCAAATCGATAGACACATCCAGATGTGGTGGTTTTATTATTTGCTCCATGATCACTACTCAACAACAAAGAGAATAGGTTGGCTCGGGCCACTTTATTTGCGCAGCAAAGCCACGCCGCCCCTGCAGACCGCCGCTGTGCACAACAATAATTCGCGAATTGCGTGGCCAGTAGCCCTGCGCTGCCAGCGACTCCACAGCGTAAAGCGCTTTTACCGTGTACACCGGGTCTAAGGGAATCTGGTGTTTTAGCTCAAAATCTCGCCAAAACTTCACCATTGGCTCGGGCAGCGCGCGACCATAGCCATTGCCAGCAAAACCCCACAGCAAACGCCAGTTACCCGCACCCATCGCCCTGCCTATGGCACTCGACCCAGCTGGCGCCTTTAATACGCTGACGCCCACACAACTAATACTGGGCGGCAGCGCCTGTGCAACACCTTTTAAAGTGCCCCCGGTGCCGACCGCCATACAGACAAACTCAGGCCTGGACGAGCCAAGCTTGGCGCCAATGGCTTGGCCAAGCACCGCGGCACCTTTCTCGCCGGCGCCGTTAGCGCCACCTTCAGGAATATAGTAATCGCCAGCGCCAAGATCATTCGGGCCCTGCTGACAAATACTCCGGTAATGATCGCGACTGACAAAAACCAGCTCCATCCCCACGCGCTCAGCATCCTGCAGGGTTTGACTAAGCTTACCGGGGCGCTCACCCCGAACCAGCGCTCGCGACAAGAAGCCGGCGTTACGCGCGGTGTGAGCCAGCGCGTAGAGGTGATTAGACCAGGCGCCGCCCGCCGTTACCAGTCGGGTAGCACCCGCTCGCTGAGCGGCTTTGAGGTTGTAAAACAGCTTGTAGAATTTATTGCCGCTGGCGTGTGGGTCGATTAAGTCATCGCGCCTGAGCAACACCTCTACCCCGCCTTTATCGCAGGCGGGTAACTCCAGGCGATGGTAGGGAACCTGCAGGGCGCGCCGCAGCAATTCTGTTTCGCTCTCGCAGGCACCCATCAGCTGCGTCCCGCCACGTAATTTGAGTTCTGGCTGCGGTGGTGTTCGCAGCGGTTGCTTTCACCGTCGTGAAAATCGGCCGGCTCAAGCACACGTTTCACGCCCTGACCACACTCTTCACCATCGCTGTTCACCGCCGTGCAGTATGGCGAATGGTGATGATCCAGCCAGAGCTTGTACGACTGCAAACTCAGGCCAGTGCGCTCGGCGGCAAACGCCACGGGGTCTGCCATATAATCCGGCACTTCGTCGGCGCTCAGAGTGAGTTGCCCGCAACCAGGGGCAAACACCACAAAGCTGATACCCGCCTTTTTCATCGGCGCTAACAACTGTACTGCGCCATGATTGAGCAGAGAGTCCCGCTCGCGCTGCAACACAGCCAGCTCTTCGCGCAAACTTTCCTCTTGCTGTTGGCGGTAGAATAGCTCCATTTCACGCATATCCAGCAGTTGCTGCATGTGCTCGGTTGACTCTTCCAGTTTCGCTTGCAGCTGTTCGGCAAATCCCGCCTCGAGCGCTTCAATTTCGGCGCCGCCATCTTGTTGCAGCGCGCGCAGTTTGTGTTCGTAGTATTCCCGCAACCCTTCTATCTTACCGTCTTTTAACGCCAGCTCGTGCTCGAGCTCTTGAATCCGGCTGCTGGCGTGTTTGACAGCTTCATCGGCATGATCAAGTCTTTGCTGATAGTTATCGAGGCGTATTTGATGCTCGCGTTTAAGGCCGTCGAGCTTTAATGCCATGCGATTTTTGAGCGTATTAATGCGCAGCCGCTGTTCTTTTAAGGTATGCGCCAGCCGGGTGCGCATGGTGGTAGCAAACTCCCGCTCCAGGTTAGCGCGTAAATTTTGCTGATCTGGCGCCGACTCTGTCTCTGCTTCGCGTTCACTGCGGGGAAAAACCAGCCCCAGGCGGTTAGCGGCAATGGCTTTTTTCATCAGCACAAAGCTGTTACGACCAGGCTCCATCACAGGATCCCAGAGCTTGGTTTTTTGCCAATCTATCGGGCATTGGCTGTAACAGGCTAGCGCAATCGGGCCGGCGCCCAGGTCGGGGCCTCGCGCGGCATTGTCCGCCAATGCCTGGAGCGGGACATTCCAGCGTTTGGCGATCATGCCTCCAGCTTCAAATTCAGCGAGAAAAAACACACACGCGGTAATGCGCAGAGACGGGTTAATACGCAGGTAAACCGCCGACATTTGGCGGTGGGCGAACTCCGGAATGGGTACAAAGCCATCCATAATGGCTTCAAACTCCGGGTACTGTAACTCACGGTCTATTTTGCCTTCATCGAAAACGATAACGGCTTCGACATTGATTGCCTGGCTGGACATGGCCGCCCCTTAGCTCTTATCCGTAATTCTGGCATTGCTATAGCGAAGCCAAAGTATAGGGATTTAGCGGTATGAAATCAGCAACTTGCGTAGTGGGGAGGGAAAGATCGATAAAATGTGGGAATCAGTTCAGCTTTTTCGGGATGGGGTTATAACCGTAAGGACTACACCTCTGCGTAGTCCTCACCGGTTTCATCATCTATTTCGTCAAAAGACACATCTAATAGCTCTTCCAGATAATCTTGCATACTCGTTCTCCTTGTTTATATCGCAAGTGGCGCTTTGCCTCTTGCCAGCGTTGTGGAGCGCTGAGTCCAGAATTCCACACCTGTGTGACAGTAATGTGATAATCGGGTTCGCCTAAAGCGCGGATTTTGTGAAGGCAGGCAAGGTTTAGGTACAAAGGGGGTTAGCGACTCGCGCCCGGAAAGAACAACGCACCCTTGGGGCGCCCCCAGGCCATATTGGCACCCCCTCCGAGGGCAAGTAGAAGATCGCTCAAAAATTCATCGCCCCGTCCGTGACCGACTTGGACATTTAAACGGGCATAAAAAAAGGCCCCACAGTGTGGAGCCTTTTCGTAATAGTGGCGGACCGGACGGGAAACACTCGGGCCGTCCTTGGCCCTCGCCCTGCGGACAGCGCATGCGCGCTGTGCAAAATGGCTATCCTGCCATTTTGTCGAACACCGCTTCGCGGGTTCATCGTCCCGTCCGTGACCGACATGGACATTTTAAACAGACATAAAAAAAGCCCCACATTGTGGAGCCTTTTCTGAATAGTGGCGGACCGGACGGGACTCGAACCCGCGACCTCCGGCGTGACAGGCCGGCATTCTAACCAGCTGAACTACCGGTCCGCATTCCTGATTTGGTGGGTGGTACAGGGATCGAACCTGTGACCCTCGCCTTGTAAGGGCGATGCTCTCCCAGCTGAGCTAACCACCCCCCGATCAGGTGGAACGCATTCTACCCAAAAGCTTTCCACTGTCAAACACTATTTCAAAAAAATTTAGCTAAGTGTTTAACTTATATACATTTATTGCGAATGTTGGGCAGTTTGTACAGCTTCTGATCCACCTCTCTTTATCTGCCATATTGCCACCGGTTATCGACGGGCTCAGTTCGGTGCTAGACTTTGACGCTTTGACGATATTCAGCGTAATTACGAAATGCAGTTAATCGCAGCTCTAACTTCAATTTTAATCCTGCTGGCGCAGCCTGTGTGGGCCGACACCACCGCGGTGTCTGAGCGAGATTGGCTGTGGGTTACCATTATTATTCTGCTGTTACTGCAGTCAGGGCTGATTATCGGTATGCAACGCAGCCGCCTGAAGCTCAAGCACGCGCGCCAGGCACTGTTTGAATCGCAAAAAGAGCTGGAGGCCAAGGTGAGCGACCGCACCGAGTCTCTGCACCGTACTAATGATCAGCTCTACGAGGAAATTGGACGCCACGAAGCCACCGAGCTGCTGCTACGTGAAACCCAGGAATACTTGCACAGTATTATTAACTCTATGCCCTCGGTCATTATCGGGGTCACCCACCGCGGGTTTATCACCCATTGGAACGCTGCGGCGAGCGAAAAGACCGGTATCGAGTCAGCCGATGCGCTCAATAAACACCTGCGTGATGTCTACCCCAGTCTGCCAGTGGACGGCGATATTATCAGCGACACCATTGAGGCGGGCATTCCCTACACCAGTCAAAACATCCAGGAAACTTACGCCGGCGAGCTGCACTACAGTGATCTGACCATCTACCCGCTGATTGCGGTTCAGGCTATTGGGGCCGTTATCCGCATCGACGACGTCACCATGCGGGTAAGGGTAGAAAACATGATGATTCAGAACGAGAAAATGCTGTCTCTGGGGGAGCTTGCCGCCGGTATGGCGCACGAGATCAACAACCCCCTAAGCACCATTTTGCACGGTGTACAAAATATCTACCGCCGAATTTCTCCATCTTTAGCTGCAAATAAAGAGGCGGCACAAAACCATAACCTCTCGCTCGAACAACTGATGGCGTACTTGGACGAGCGAAAAATATCCCAGTTTTTAGAAGATATTCGCGAAGCCGGCGAGCGCTCTGCAGATATTGTTACCAATATGCTGGATTTTTCGCGCTCCAGCGGGCAATCTCAAAGGCTCTTTGATCTCACCCACGTTATCCGCCACGGTGTAGAGCTGCTGGCAGCCGAGCGCGCGCAGCTGCCCGATATTCGCTTAGCGCTGGATAGCGCAGTACCACAAATAATGGGCAGCGCCGCCGAAATCCAGCAAGTGCTCCTTAATTTGGTGCGCAATGCCGCCCAGGCCATAGGCGATGACTTCGATAATTCAGACTGGATCAAAATCACCTTGCGGCAAACCGACGTCGACGCCATCTTGGAAGTCGAAGACAGTGGCCCGGGTATGGCCGAGGAAGTAGCACGACACATATTTGAGCCTTTTTTCACAACCAAAGAGATTGGTCAGGGCACAGGCCTTGGACTTTCGGTATCATATTTTATAGTGACGGAACACCATGGGGGCAGCATTGAAGTATCATCCACCCCCGGTGAAGGAACACGGTTTACGGTGAAACTGCCCAAGCAATCAGCCTCGGCAGGTTCAATTTCTCCACCTCCATTACTTCACTGAGTCGATAAGGGTTCTCTGGCATGTCACTATTTACTCCCCTGCGCCTTGGCGCTTTTTATTTCGCCGCTTGCACCTTGCTTAGCGCCTGCCAAACCAAACCGGTAGTGCCGCCGACCCAGTCCGAATTAGAAAACTATGCGGCCCAGGTTCAGCGCACTGCGGTAAACGATTTAACTGTGATACAGCAATGCGAAAACTTAGGTGGCAGTATTGGCATGCTCGCAGT from the Gilvimarinus sp. DA14 genome contains:
- a CDS encoding 1-aminocyclopropane-1-carboxylate deaminase/D-cysteine desulfhydrase — its product is MGACESETELLRRALQVPYHRLELPACDKGGVEVLLRRDDLIDPHASGNKFYKLFYNLKAAQRAGATRLVTAGGAWSNHLYALAHTARNAGFLSRALVRGERPGKLSQTLQDAERVGMELVFVSRDHYRSICQQGPNDLGAGDYYIPEGGANGAGEKGAAVLGQAIGAKLGSSRPEFVCMAVGTGGTLKGVAQALPPSISCVGVSVLKAPAGSSAIGRAMGAGNWRLLWGFAGNGYGRALPEPMVKFWRDFELKHQIPLDPVYTVKALYAVESLAAQGYWPRNSRIIVVHSGGLQGRRGFAAQIKWPEPTYSLCC
- a CDS encoding rhomboid family intramembrane serine protease, whose translation is MSWSNVKQFSLQHDLAPLNAALAERGIPHRIVELSGAQVLQVPQAELVEPVSEFIQAWEEGRVPSKPSSDSASVAQTPPERQEFWQSLVRAPVTVALILASIFGFACVEFAPLRAFVAQLTFVPVIPTQQGLILGSLQDTIQSQQFWRLLSPALLHFSIFHIVFNALWTWELGRRLEWSMGPGLYVVFFVITGVASNLAQYFWPGPQSLFGGMSGVIYAMVGYIGICQWLKPEPLLAVPKGILIFMLAWLGICMLGVVDFFMAGGVANGAHLGGLISGAVFALGKLGLAGKTENVL
- a CDS encoding metallophosphoesterase, coding for MTQQVLYNLDHDAARVDIIGDIHGCALTLERLLIKLGYSKQQGVYRHRSRKVVFVGDIVDRGPRIREALALVRDMVEAGAAYLILGNHEVHAYCYCTAHPTAPGNYLRPHTPRNTAIVAETLEQFANHSDDWRDHLQWISRLPLYLANEHMRVVHACWDAQIIEKRDSDWISTDQWRALADPGSDEARAIKRLTSGIDLPLPNQASMLSADGCQRTSFRARFWPPVPESYADLAFQPDPLPPDLGSLPLDPALNPRLVVYDSRQPPLFLGHYWLSGKPSPVAPNIACLDYGAVRFGRLVAYRHDGKPRLSPDNFVWVYVDP
- a CDS encoding nitrogen regulation protein NR(II); the encoded protein is MQLIAALTSILILLAQPVWADTTAVSERDWLWVTIIILLLLQSGLIIGMQRSRLKLKHARQALFESQKELEAKVSDRTESLHRTNDQLYEEIGRHEATELLLRETQEYLHSIINSMPSVIIGVTHRGFITHWNAAASEKTGIESADALNKHLRDVYPSLPVDGDIISDTIEAGIPYTSQNIQETYAGELHYSDLTIYPLIAVQAIGAVIRIDDVTMRVRVENMMIQNEKMLSLGELAAGMAHEINNPLSTILHGVQNIYRRISPSLAANKEAAQNHNLSLEQLMAYLDERKISQFLEDIREAGERSADIVTNMLDFSRSSGQSQRLFDLTHVIRHGVELLAAERAQLPDIRLALDSAVPQIMGSAAEIQQVLLNLVRNAAQAIGDDFDNSDWIKITLRQTDVDAILEVEDSGPGMAEEVARHIFEPFFTTKEIGQGTGLGLSVSYFIVTEHHGGSIEVSSTPGEGTRFTVKLPKQSASAGSISPPPLLH
- a CDS encoding cyclic nucleotide-binding domain-containing protein, whose protein sequence is MEQIIKPPHLDVSIDLQQAKSLVPLKDMSPEHLDVLLQSAKAEYLYPGQVLFNRGSVDQCHLYLLYGDLLLEDAEGRETLLKGRSEIMPLKHHKPRRFQATAATDCAILRLRSEELDKLLTWSQVADYLHSVIARDRDMDEDVQWMMQVLHSNLFYKVPPLNVEEIFSEMTAQVVDAGEVIIRQGEIGDKCFFIKEGRAEVTRQGATGIEQVALIEAGRCFGEDALVNDAPRNATVSMLTDGVLMSLPKQGFFRLLRSAQVPSTTLSHLQQRDLTSSSIVDVRSDEEYALGHLPGAVNIPLHLLGIKSRLLRLGVDYICYCDTGRRSTAATHLLREQGFNVKVLADGSELFNRADFDRYLETDKNYVLRDGLAVPGH
- a CDS encoding YeaC family protein; the protein is MSDFNQLLASLTPEIYANMKRAVELGKWPDGRVLTSEQRELCMQAVIAYEHQHLPAEQHTGYIPPQPHSHCGSSDDDSDIETPLKWQ
- a CDS encoding NAD(+) kinase, giving the protein MTQFATIGLIGRLDNERAKYSVDRLIGFLSSRQLQIVIEARTAEIIDAARRYPQAVIATMDKLGTGCDLAIVIGGDGSLLSGARDLVHYNVPLLGINRGRLGFLTDIVPEDIEQKVAEVLAGEFTSESRFLLDMSVERDGEIVCTGDALNDVVLHPGEFIRMLEFELYVDDHFVTSQRSDGMIVSTPTGSTAYALSGGGPIMHPKLDALVLVPMNPHTLSSRPMVVAGDSVVRIFVGEGNNAVPQVTCDGQTHDSVCGGDQIIIRKKPQRLQLIHPLNHNFYERCRSKLGWGGHLLDKS
- a CDS encoding DUF1853 family protein, which translates into the protein MTPANNCALQSLLPQLRCRQVRELAYACFGPSLMSSLGDASGCYEAVLDKCAVEKLLALDRDPKPLLHFIAQVSSTRLGVYFETLWRFYWLTFSDERLLGHNIQVTRTGKTLGAFDFIVRANQQLSHIEAALKFYLGFGSDLTLAEQWLGPNASDNLGKKLHHMRTHQLRLGESNEGKASVQLLANSSISRTQFLLKGYLFAPAHGAPELPPGVSSEAVQGRWYYLDQLTYHVTPTLPTAYTIVPRNHWVAPVIHHRALQPLNNLQLLRALKSQLTRLGKPKMVAKLVQMENGVWYEWERFFVVPDQWPGTASPSLNT